TCCTGTTCCAGTTGACCGCGACCGGCCTCGATGCGCGGCGCAAGCGCAATGCTGCGAAGCACCAGTGGCTCGGCGCCGCAATCGCCAGACTCGACCCCGACGAAATCGACGCGCTCGCCGCGGCGATCCCGCTGATCCGCCGGATCGGCGAGCAATGAATCCGGCCCGCGCGCCACGCAACCGCCGCGCGCACGGCCCCCTTCGCCCTTTTTCACGGAGCCCATCATGAGCGCAACCCGTCTCGACACGAACACGGCACTCGTCGTCATCGACCTGCAGAAAGGCATCGTCGCCCTCCCCACCGCGCATCCGGTCGCACCGGTAGTCGCGCACGCGCGCGCACTGCTCGACGCATTCCGCAGCCGCGGCCTGCCGGTCGTGCTCGTCAACGTCGCCGGCGGCGCACCGGGCCGCACGCAGCAGCAGATGCGCACGGATGCGCTCCCCGCCGACTGGACCGAACTCGTGCCCGAACTGAACCGGCAGCCGGGCGACCACCTCGTGACGAAAAAGACCTGGGGCGCGTTCACCGGCACGGATCTCGACGCGCACCTGAAGGCGGCCGGCGTCACGCAGATCGTGCTGACCGGCGTCGCGACGAGCATCGGCGTCGAATCGACCGCGCGGTACGCGCACGAACTCGGCTACAACGTGACGCTCGCCATCGACGCGATGACCGACCTCAACGCGGACGCGCACGTGAACAGCGTCGAGCGCATCTTCCCGCGCCTCGGCGAAACGGGCTCGACGCAGGACATCCTCGCGCTGCTCGACCAGCGCGGCGCGTGAGCGGCGCCCGCGCATCGGCCGCGGGCCGGCTCGATCCGTCGATCTGGAAGGTCAGCGCGGTCGCGACGCTCGGCTCGCTGCTGTCGCAGCTCGACGCGACGATCGTCAACGTGTCGCTGTCGAGCCTCGCGACCGACCTGCACGCGAGCCTGTCGACGATCCAGTGGGTCACGAGCGGCTACCTGCTCGCGCTGACGCTGGTGCTGCCGCTGAACGGCTGGCTCGTCGACCGCATCGGCGCGAAGGCGCTCTACCTGTGGTGCTTCTCCACGTTCACGCTCACGTCGGCGCTGTGCGGGCTCGCGTGGTCCGCGCCGTCGCTGATCGCGTTCCGCGTGCTGCAAGGCGTCAGCGGCGGGCTGCTCGCGCCGATGGCGCAGATGATGATCGCGCGCGTGGCCGGCCAGCAGATGGCGCGCGTGATCGGCTACGCGGCGGTGCCCGTGCTGCTCGCGCCGATCCTCGGCCCCGTCGTCGCCGGCGCGATCCTGCAGCATGCATCGTGGCGCTGGCTGTTTCTCGTGAACCTGCCCGTCGGTGCGCTCGCGCTGGCGCTGGCCGTGCGGTTCCTGCCGGGCGACCGCGACGAAGCACAACGTCGCGAGCTCGACTGGATCGGCCTCGCGCTGCTGTCGCCGGGCCTCGTGCTGTTCCTGTATGGCGCCGAGCGGATCGGCACGGCGGCCGGTGTCGTCGCCGTCGCGTGCTCGGCGCTGCTGCTCGCCGCGTTCCTGCGCTTCGAGCGGCGCAAGGGCGAGCATGCGCTGATCGATCTCGCGCTGTTCCGCTCCCGCGTGTTCGGCGCGGCGGCCGGCACCCAGTTCCTGTCGAACGGCGCGATGTACGCGGGCCAGATGCTGATTCCCGTGTTCCTGATCCAGGCGTGCGGACGTTCGCCGGGCGAGATGGGCTGGCTGCTGGCGCCGCTCGGGCTCGGCATGCTCGTCACCTATCCGTCGATGGGCGCGCTGACGAGCCGGTTCGGCGTGCGCCGGCTCGCCGCCGCCGGGGCCTTGCTCGCGCTGCTCGCGACGCTGCCGCTCGTGTTCCTCGCCCTCGCCGGCTACGACCCCTGGGTGCTCGTGCCGGCGCTGTTTCTGCGCGGCATGGGCCAGAGCGCGATCGGTGCGCCGTCGATCGCCGCCGCGTATGCGTCGGTCGAGCGCAGCAACCTGCCGATGGCGACGACGTCGCTCAATATCGTCCAGCGCCTCGGCGGCCCGACGTTCACGACGCTGTGCACGCTGTTCCTCGCGTGGCGGCTGCAAGCCGGACCGGCATCGGGCGGCGGCACGCAAGCCGGCGCGTACGCGTGGGCGTTCGGGCTGCTTTGCCTGCTGCATGCGGCGAGCTTCGTCACGACGCTGCGGCTGCCGTTGTGGTCGGCCGGCGCGGGCGGGCAACCCGCCGGCGCCGCGCGCGCCGGTTCGCGCTGACCGTCGACGCCGCGCCGCGCGCGCGGCGTCGCTACGGCAGCCACATCGGCACGATCGACACCACCAGCAGCACGCCCAGCCCGGCATTCAGGCAGCGCCACTGCCGCTCGGTGCGCAACACGCGCGCGAACAGCAGCCCGGCGAAACACCACAGCGACAGCGACGCCATCGCAGCCACGCCGAACGCCAGCCCGAGCAGCACGCCGAGCCGCGCCGGGCCGGACGCGAGCGCGGCGAACGACGCGGCCGCGCCGAGCGTCATCGCCCAGCCTTTCGGGTTGTGCCAGAGCATCCATACGCCGCTGACGAACCCTTGCGGCCGGTGCACGGCCGCATCGAGCCGCGGCTTGCCGCCGCGCCCGATGCGCACGGCCAGCCATACGAGATACAACGAGCCGGCCGCCTTCATCGCGAGTTGCAAGGCGGGCAGCGCGAGCAGCACGCCGCCGAGCCCGGCCGCGGCGGCCGCCGCCATCGACGCCAGGCCGGCCGCGATACCCGCCATCATCGGCAGCGAACGCCGATAGCCGAAATGGGCGCCCGATGCGGTGGCGAGCGTCGTCGCACCGCCCGGCGTCACGGTGGACACGATCACGAACAGCACGAGCGGCAGGTAGTCGTGAAGCGGCACGGCGGCTCCCGGTGGTCGATGTCGAAACCCCGTTTTACCCGCGACCCTCGCATTACGACAGCGAAAGCTTTTTATGCCTGCCATTAGCATCCATAATGCGACGCATGGTACGCAATCTCGACATCGCACTGCTGCGCGCATTCGTCACGGTCGCCGATCATCGCAGCATGACGGCGGCCAGCCACGCGCTGCACCTGACGCAAGGCGCGGTCAGCCAGCAGGTCGCACGGCTCGAAACGCTGTCCGGCCCGCTGTTCGTCCGCGAGCATCGCAACCTGGTGCTCACGGCCGCCGGCGAGCGTCTGCTTGGGCAGGCGCGCCGGCTGCTCGCCGTGCACGATGCGCTGCTGACCGACATGACGGCCGGCGCGGTCGAAGGCGCCGTCCGTCTCGGCGCCCCGCAGGATCTCGTCGGCGCCTGTCTCGCGCCGATCCTGAAAGGCTATGCGCAGGCCCATCCGCAGGTCGAACTCTCGCTCGTGTGCGCGGCATCGCCGGAACTGCGCCGGGGGCTCACGCAGGGCGATCTCGACGTCGCACTGATCGAAGCGCCGGTCGGCGCATCGCGCGGCGAGTGCATCGCGGTCGACCGCCTGGTGTGGGTCGGCGCGAAAGGCGGCACCGCGCACCGGAACACGCCGCTGCCCGTGTCGATGGTCGCGCAGACCTGCGCGTTCCGCCCGACGGTGCTCGACGCGCTGCGCGGCTGCGATCGCGCGTGGCGCACCGTGTTCGAAAACGGCAGCATCGACGCGACCGCCGCGACCGTACGCTCCGATCTCGCCGTGACCGTGTGGCTCGCGTCCACCGTGCCGGCCGACCTCGACATCCTGCCAGCCGGCAGCGGCCTGCCCGCGCTGCCGAACTTCGCGATCAATCTTCATCTGCCGCGCGGCCAGCGCACGCCGGCCGCGGCGGAACTGGCCCGCCACCTGCGCAACGGCTTCGCGCGCTTGCGCGCGGCCGCCTAGCGCCGCTTCGCGTTACACGACGCCCGGCTCCTGCGGCGCCGGCGTCGTGCCGGCCGCCTCCAGCGCCTGATGCAGCGTCGGGAAGATGCACGACGCGCCGACAATCTCCGTGATCCGGTGGCGATCCATGTCCGCGCGCAGGTAGCGGTTGACGCGGCCGAACAGCACGCCGATCCCGCGCGCGCGCAGCGTCTTGACGAGATCGGTCAGCGTCCGCGCGGCGGAATAGTCGATGTCGGTGATCGCGCCCGCGTCGACGATGAACCAGCGCGGCGGCTCCGGCGCCGCATCGACGAGCTCGGCCACTTCGCCGGCGAACAGATGGTCGTTCGCGAAGAACAGGTCGGAACCGAACCGGTAGACGATCAGCCCCGGCGCCGTCATCGCGCCGGGCCGCGCGGGCACCGGCTGCCACCGGCCGTTACCCGCGACGGGTTCCAGCACCATCGTGTGCGGCTGGTAGCTGTGGCGCACGTGCCGCATCAGCGACAGCGCGACGGCCAGCAGGATGCCCTGCTCGACGCCGACCGTCACGACGGCCGCGGCCGTCACCAGCGCGAGCGTGAATTCGCCCGGGCTTTCCTTGCGAATCGCCGCGAGGCTGCGCACGTTGATCAGCCCGAGCGCGATCGTAAACACGATGCCGGCCAGCACCGCGTGCGGCAGATACTGCAGGTACGTGCTGAAAAACAGCAGCACGACGGCCACGACCGCGGCGAACGCAAGATGCCCGATCTGGCTGCGCACGCCCGCGCCGTCGGCCATCGCCGTCTGCGTCGGGCTGCCGTTGACGACGAACGCGCCGCCGACCGCCGCGGCCGCATTCGCGGCGGCAAGGCCGAGGATGTCGGCATTGGTGTCGACGTCCTCGCCGTACTGCTGCGCGAACACGCGCGCGGCGGCCGCGCTCTGCGCGATGATCATCACGAAACACGACGCGGCGACCGGCACGAGATCGAGGAACTGCTGCCACGTGACGGACGGCCAGCGCAGCGGCGGCAGCCCGCCCGCGACCGGCCCGAGCACCGCGATGCCGTGCGCGGCGAAGCCGAATGCATAACTCGCGGCGATGCTGCCCGCGACCGCGATCATCGGCATCGGCACGCGCGGCAGGAAGCGCTTGCACGCGAGAATCGCGACGACGACGAGCGCCGCGAGCGCGAGCGTCGGCCGGTTCGTGTGG
The sequence above is drawn from the Burkholderia stabilis genome and encodes:
- a CDS encoding isochorismatase family protein, producing the protein MSATRLDTNTALVVIDLQKGIVALPTAHPVAPVVAHARALLDAFRSRGLPVVLVNVAGGAPGRTQQQMRTDALPADWTELVPELNRQPGDHLVTKKTWGAFTGTDLDAHLKAAGVTQIVLTGVATSIGVESTARYAHELGYNVTLAIDAMTDLNADAHVNSVERIFPRLGETGSTQDILALLDQRGA
- a CDS encoding LysR substrate-binding domain-containing protein, whose protein sequence is MRRMVRNLDIALLRAFVTVADHRSMTAASHALHLTQGAVSQQVARLETLSGPLFVREHRNLVLTAAGERLLGQARRLLAVHDALLTDMTAGAVEGAVRLGAPQDLVGACLAPILKGYAQAHPQVELSLVCAASPELRRGLTQGDLDVALIEAPVGASRGECIAVDRLVWVGAKGGTAHRNTPLPVSMVAQTCAFRPTVLDALRGCDRAWRTVFENGSIDATAATVRSDLAVTVWLASTVPADLDILPAGSGLPALPNFAINLHLPRGQRTPAAAELARHLRNGFARLRAAA
- a CDS encoding SulP family inorganic anion transporter, translated to MQDSNESRSSGVRLLKGILPIRRAGAIRDVFAGISLASMDIPQVLGYARIAGMPAVTGLYTVFLPLVAFACFGASRHLVVAADSATATIFASRLSSMAPAGSADYAALAGMVALLTAAMLLLARIFKLGFLADFLSRTVLVGFLAGVGVQVSIAMLGDMFGLSVPYPASRSLAQLDYVVTHLVHTNRPTLALAALVVVAILACKRFLPRVPMPMIAVAGSIAASYAFGFAAHGIAVLGPVAGGLPPLRWPSVTWQQFLDLVPVAASCFVMIIAQSAAAARVFAQQYGEDVDTNADILGLAAANAAAAVGGAFVVNGSPTQTAMADGAGVRSQIGHLAFAAVVAVVLLFFSTYLQYLPHAVLAGIVFTIALGLINVRSLAAIRKESPGEFTLALVTAAAVVTVGVEQGILLAVALSLMRHVRHSYQPHTMVLEPVAGNGRWQPVPARPGAMTAPGLIVYRFGSDLFFANDHLFAGEVAELVDAAPEPPRWFIVDAGAITDIDYSAARTLTDLVKTLRARGIGVLFGRVNRYLRADMDRHRITEIVGASCIFPTLHQALEAAGTTPAPQEPGVV
- a CDS encoding DHA2 family efflux MFS transporter permease subunit — translated: MSGARASAAGRLDPSIWKVSAVATLGSLLSQLDATIVNVSLSSLATDLHASLSTIQWVTSGYLLALTLVLPLNGWLVDRIGAKALYLWCFSTFTLTSALCGLAWSAPSLIAFRVLQGVSGGLLAPMAQMMIARVAGQQMARVIGYAAVPVLLAPILGPVVAGAILQHASWRWLFLVNLPVGALALALAVRFLPGDRDEAQRRELDWIGLALLSPGLVLFLYGAERIGTAAGVVAVACSALLLAAFLRFERRKGEHALIDLALFRSRVFGAAAGTQFLSNGAMYAGQMLIPVFLIQACGRSPGEMGWLLAPLGLGMLVTYPSMGALTSRFGVRRLAAAGALLALLATLPLVFLALAGYDPWVLVPALFLRGMGQSAIGAPSIAAAYASVERSNLPMATTSLNIVQRLGGPTFTTLCTLFLAWRLQAGPASGGGTQAGAYAWAFGLLCLLHAASFVTTLRLPLWSAGAGGQPAGAARAGSR
- a CDS encoding LysE family translocator yields the protein MPLHDYLPLVLFVIVSTVTPGGATTLATASGAHFGYRRSLPMMAGIAAGLASMAAAAAAGLGGVLLALPALQLAMKAAGSLYLVWLAVRIGRGGKPRLDAAVHRPQGFVSGVWMLWHNPKGWAMTLGAAASFAALASGPARLGVLLGLAFGVAAMASLSLWCFAGLLFARVLRTERQWRCLNAGLGVLLVVSIVPMWLP